One genomic region from Candidatus Chlorobium masyuteum encodes:
- the hisS gene encoding histidine--tRNA ligase, with translation MPQYQAVKGARDIFPEESAQWKYVEGVIHTVASLYGFSEIRTPVFEYTELFQRGIGSTTDIVGKEMFSFLPDPNGRSITLRPEMTAGVMRAALQKNILSAAPVHKLYYIGELFRKERPQAGRQRQFSQFGAELLGVSTPAAVAEVITLMMHVFEALGLRGLKLRVNSLGDVNDRNRYREALKSYFSPFEEILDASSKERLEKNPLRILDSKNPALQDIIAGAPQLYDYLSTSSVEDFEKVLYYLDERGITYDRDHRLVRGLDYYCHTAFEVTSSELGAQDAIGGGGRYDGLARELGSSSEVPASGFAAGMERVLLTMEKQGLFAALTPQGPIVYVVLQQAELADHGMQVAWRLRKAGIRTEIDLAARSMKAQMREANRARAAYALFIGTSEVTTGLYTLKNLVTSGQTTLSMEAVLEILHEPASGELQK, from the coding sequence ATGCCGCAGTATCAGGCAGTAAAGGGAGCAAGGGATATTTTCCCGGAAGAGTCTGCTCAATGGAAATATGTTGAAGGAGTTATTCATACGGTCGCATCTCTTTACGGGTTCAGCGAAATAAGGACTCCTGTTTTTGAATATACCGAGCTGTTCCAGAGAGGTATCGGTTCGACTACGGATATTGTGGGGAAAGAGATGTTCTCTTTTCTGCCGGATCCAAACGGGCGTTCCATTACGCTTCGTCCGGAAATGACCGCCGGAGTAATGAGGGCGGCACTGCAGAAAAACATACTCTCTGCTGCCCCGGTTCACAAGCTGTACTATATCGGTGAACTGTTTCGCAAGGAGAGGCCCCAGGCCGGTCGTCAGCGCCAATTTTCGCAGTTCGGAGCAGAACTGCTCGGCGTTTCAACGCCGGCAGCAGTGGCTGAGGTTATAACTCTGATGATGCATGTTTTTGAAGCTCTTGGGCTCCGCGGGCTGAAGCTGAGAGTCAATTCGCTTGGTGACGTGAACGACAGGAACCGTTATCGAGAGGCATTGAAAAGCTATTTTTCCCCTTTTGAAGAGATACTTGATGCTTCTTCAAAAGAGCGCCTTGAAAAAAATCCACTCAGGATTCTTGATTCAAAAAACCCTGCCCTTCAGGATATAATTGCAGGAGCCCCACAGTTGTATGACTACCTCTCAACCTCTTCGGTTGAAGATTTTGAAAAGGTGCTCTACTATCTTGACGAACGGGGGATTACCTATGACAGAGATCATCGTCTTGTCCGGGGGCTTGATTATTACTGCCATACAGCCTTTGAAGTCACCAGTTCAGAGCTTGGTGCCCAGGATGCCATAGGGGGAGGAGGTCGATACGATGGCCTTGCCCGTGAGCTTGGAAGCTCCTCAGAAGTGCCGGCTTCAGGTTTTGCCGCAGGTATGGAGAGAGTGCTCTTGACCATGGAAAAACAGGGACTGTTTGCGGCTCTGACCCCTCAAGGGCCGATCGTCTATGTTGTTCTTCAGCAGGCAGAGCTTGCTGATCACGGCATGCAGGTCGCATGGCGTTTGCGAAAAGCCGGAATCAGGACGGAAATAGACCTCGCCGCAAGGAGCATGAAGGCTCAGATGAGGGAAGCAAATCGAGCAAGAGCTGCCTATGCTCTTTTCATCGGTACTTCGGAAGTGACAACAGGGCTTTACACGCTCAAGAATCTTGTTACCTCGGGGCAGACAACCCTTTCGATGGAGGCAGTGCTTGAGATTCTTCATGAACCGGCGTCAGGAGAGCTGCAGAAATGA
- the nusA gene encoding transcription termination factor NusA has product MVRKKIKDEGVDRRAQIASAFGEIEQSKIFLDKRTESAAVKMDIADLLKDIIQKQLRKDYDPEVESNIFINPERGDFEVYILKKIVKEVDIESIEISLDEVRKIDDSLDIGDYYEEGPIKLDDYLSRKSIQIIKQSVQKKVRDLERLVVYEECLEKVGEVVAGEVYQIRSNEVIFTYNTSKDHRVELVLPKSEMMKKDNPRRTPRMKLYIKRIEREKVKTKLDDGNVVEREKADGGMKVIVSRVDDRFLYKLFEHEVPEILDGLIVIKAIARVPGERAKVAVESTSARIDPVGATVGYRGKRIQSIVKELNNENIDVIYYTDEPQIYISRAMQPAKIDPLTVHADPKTRKARVMLKPDQIKYAIGKNGNNIHLAEKLTGYEIDVYRDVIDKSMEDPTDIDIIEFREEFGDDMIYQLLDGGLDTAKKVLKAGVEEIENALLGPSKPEEVTVFGQPQGRRPGIKPRERKVTEDEKRYWKKIAENIYKTVKEQFTEADLQGLFDDDADQDSVEPVADES; this is encoded by the coding sequence ATGGTCAGAAAAAAGATAAAAGATGAGGGAGTGGACAGAAGAGCACAGATTGCCAGTGCCTTCGGGGAAATCGAGCAGTCCAAGATCTTTCTGGACAAGCGCACGGAAAGTGCGGCTGTTAAAATGGATATTGCCGATCTTCTCAAGGATATCATCCAGAAGCAGCTCAGAAAAGATTATGATCCTGAAGTTGAGTCCAACATTTTCATCAACCCGGAAAGGGGAGATTTTGAAGTCTATATTCTGAAAAAGATTGTCAAGGAAGTAGACATTGAAAGCATTGAGATCAGTCTTGATGAGGTGAGGAAAATTGATGACTCCCTTGACATCGGCGATTACTATGAAGAGGGCCCTATCAAGCTGGATGATTATCTGAGCCGTAAATCCATTCAGATCATCAAGCAGTCCGTACAGAAAAAAGTCCGGGATCTTGAGCGTCTCGTAGTCTATGAAGAGTGCCTTGAGAAGGTGGGCGAAGTCGTTGCCGGTGAGGTCTATCAGATCCGTTCGAATGAGGTTATTTTTACCTATAACACCTCAAAAGATCACCGCGTTGAGCTTGTTCTGCCGAAGTCGGAGATGATGAAAAAGGATAATCCCCGCAGAACTCCGAGGATGAAACTCTATATCAAACGCATTGAGCGGGAGAAAGTGAAGACAAAGCTTGATGACGGTAATGTGGTCGAGCGCGAAAAGGCGGACGGCGGCATGAAGGTGATTGTATCAAGAGTTGATGACCGTTTCCTCTACAAGCTTTTTGAACATGAGGTTCCTGAAATTCTGGATGGTCTTATTGTTATCAAGGCTATTGCACGAGTACCGGGTGAGAGAGCCAAGGTTGCCGTTGAATCCACCAGTGCCAGGATTGACCCTGTAGGGGCTACTGTCGGGTACCGCGGTAAACGTATTCAGAGCATTGTCAAGGAGCTGAACAACGAGAACATTGATGTGATCTACTACACCGATGAGCCGCAGATCTATATTTCACGTGCGATGCAGCCTGCAAAAATCGATCCGCTTACGGTTCACGCCGACCCGAAAACAAGGAAAGCAAGGGTTATGCTCAAACCGGACCAGATCAAGTATGCCATTGGAAAGAACGGTAACAATATTCATCTGGCTGAAAAACTGACCGGCTATGAGATCGACGTCTATCGTGATGTTATCGACAAGTCGATGGAAGATCCGACCGATATTGATATCATCGAATTCCGTGAAGAGTTTGGTGATGATATGATCTACCAGCTTCTGGATGGCGGTCTTGATACGGCTAAAAAAGTGCTGAAAGCCGGAGTTGAAGAGATTGAAAATGCATTGCTTGGGCCTTCCAAGCCTGAAGAGGTAACAGTTTTTGGCCAGCCACAGGGTCGCAGACCAGGCATAAAACCGAGAGAGCGAAAAGTAACCGAGGATGAAAAGCGGTACTGGAAAAAGATTGCCGAGAACATCTATAAAACCGTTAAAGAGCAGTTCACCGAAGCGGATTTGCAGGGTCTTTTTGATGACGATGCCGATCAGGATTCAGTTGAGCCGGTGGCGGATGAATCCTGA
- a CDS encoding glycosyltransferase family 4 protein encodes MNLMIFDATPHWSGGANRILLFSRELQMRGHKVAVCCLPGSGLALRLPGENIPVFTIDPKSDINLLVIPELIRIIKENHIDLIEICSPKFYWVASLAAKIANRKVILTRNVPYRKTGLKKQINKLLYSRLIDRIIAVSDKIKRELVSDFSIPADKITVIYDGIELSRFDSNATASQKERVSQYVVAIISRLDENKGVECFMAAIPEIVKQIGSIRFLIVGTGSLEKKLKTLTTQSDHEEKVLFTGFRTDIPEILAGVDMTVMPSPEEGMSMSALESMAAGRPVVATSGSGLVDVIVNNQSGIIVKPGSSQALAEGVAKVLKSDYREMGKAARMIVEEKFDLQKVVDRYELLADKLIERT; translated from the coding sequence ATGAATCTTATGATATTTGATGCCACACCCCACTGGTCTGGCGGCGCAAACAGAATTCTGCTCTTCAGCCGGGAACTGCAAATGCGGGGTCACAAGGTCGCGGTGTGCTGTTTACCCGGAAGCGGTCTTGCACTCCGGCTCCCAGGGGAGAACATTCCGGTTTTCACTATCGACCCGAAATCAGATATAAACCTGTTAGTTATCCCGGAGCTTATCCGGATTATAAAAGAGAACCATATTGATCTCATCGAGATCTGCTCCCCAAAATTTTATTGGGTCGCATCCCTTGCCGCAAAAATAGCAAACAGAAAAGTAATCCTGACCCGTAATGTTCCCTACAGAAAAACAGGATTAAAAAAACAGATCAATAAACTCCTCTACTCCAGACTTATCGACAGAATCATTGCTGTTTCTGATAAGATAAAACGTGAGCTTGTTTCAGATTTCTCTATCCCCGCAGATAAAATCACGGTAATTTATGACGGCATCGAATTGAGCCGGTTCGACAGTAATGCAACCGCATCGCAAAAGGAGAGGGTTTCGCAATACGTGGTTGCCATCATAAGCCGACTGGACGAAAACAAGGGCGTTGAATGCTTTATGGCAGCAATCCCGGAAATAGTTAAACAAATCGGTTCAATCCGTTTTTTGATTGTTGGTACAGGCAGTCTCGAAAAGAAGTTGAAGACGTTAACAACACAAAGTGATCATGAGGAAAAGGTGCTCTTCACCGGATTCAGAACAGATATTCCGGAGATACTCGCCGGAGTGGACATGACCGTTATGCCCTCACCCGAAGAGGGCATGTCGATGAGTGCACTTGAATCCATGGCGGCGGGCAGACCGGTTGTCGCCACATCCGGAAGCGGACTGGTGGATGTGATTGTCAACAACCAGTCCGGCATCATTGTTAAACCCGGCAGCAGTCAGGCACTGGCTGAAGGGGTAGCAAAAGTTTTGAAATCCGACTATCGTGAGATGGGAAAAGCGGCACGAATGATCGTGGAAGAGAAGTTTGACCTGCAAAAAGTAGTTGACCGGTACGAGCTGCTGGCTGATAAATTAATAGAACGCACGTAA
- a CDS encoding PTS sugar transporter subunit IIA: protein MKIEGLLSEKHIVLNLELATKRQVIEKMLSIAATHTGVTDINKLREDVVRREEEMSTGIGKQIALPHAKTSAVTEPVLALATLQREINFDSIDNEPVQIVFLLATPAEMLAEHLKLLGRITRLAGREEVRRSLLLARSPSEVLDLFREEEKDLPQI, encoded by the coding sequence ATGAAAATTGAAGGTCTTCTTTCCGAAAAACATATAGTTCTGAATCTTGAACTGGCAACAAAACGCCAGGTTATTGAAAAAATGCTCTCTATTGCGGCCACTCATACCGGAGTGACGGATATCAATAAGCTACGGGAGGATGTTGTCCGGCGTGAAGAGGAGATGTCTACCGGTATCGGTAAACAAATAGCCCTTCCCCATGCCAAGACCAGTGCGGTCACAGAGCCGGTTCTGGCATTGGCAACGCTTCAGCGTGAGATCAATTTCGATTCGATTGACAATGAGCCTGTACAGATTGTTTTTCTTCTTGCGACTCCGGCAGAGATGCTTGCTGAACATCTGAAACTGCTTGGTCGTATTACAAGGCTTGCCGGTCGTGAGGAAGTTCGCAGGAGCCTTCTTCTTGCCAGATCGCCATCCGAGGTACTTGACCTTTTCAGAGAAGAGGAGAAGGATCTGCCCCAGATTTAA
- a CDS encoding phosphatidate cytidylyltransferase, giving the protein MSKLLTINLLQRVVVAVAGIPFLLWLINVGGVWFSGFFSLLALLAVYEFHHLAAHKASPPPLWLAVLITLLFQLDFAFHLVEVWELLLAVVLFLFVLELFSKEGSPLLNLGSVFPGLLYVNLTFGALLRLRLDAPEGSGVAMVYLLFLCVWAADIFAYFGGSTLGGKFIRRKLFERLSPHKTWEGFLFGLAGSVSAALIYGNFFPSLPLNTALMTGLLIGVASPAGDLVESMFKRDAGVKDSSGLIPGHGGVLDRFDTIMFVSPFLYFIAFYL; this is encoded by the coding sequence ATGTCTAAACTCTTAACGATAAATTTATTGCAGCGGGTAGTGGTGGCTGTTGCCGGTATTCCTTTTCTGCTCTGGCTGATCAACGTTGGCGGGGTGTGGTTTTCCGGCTTTTTTTCACTGCTCGCTCTGCTTGCGGTCTATGAGTTTCATCATCTTGCAGCGCACAAGGCTTCTCCTCCACCCCTTTGGCTGGCAGTGCTGATAACACTGCTCTTTCAGCTTGATTTTGCGTTTCATCTTGTTGAGGTATGGGAGCTGCTGCTTGCGGTTGTGCTTTTTCTTTTCGTGCTCGAACTGTTTTCGAAGGAGGGTTCACCGCTACTCAATCTCGGTTCGGTTTTCCCCGGTCTTCTCTATGTTAACCTTACCTTCGGCGCCCTTTTACGGCTGCGTCTTGATGCTCCGGAGGGAAGTGGTGTTGCCATGGTCTATCTTCTTTTTCTCTGTGTCTGGGCTGCTGATATTTTTGCTTATTTCGGCGGAAGCACCCTCGGTGGAAAATTTATTCGCCGCAAACTGTTTGAACGTCTGAGCCCGCATAAAACCTGGGAGGGATTTCTGTTCGGTCTGGCGGGCAGTGTATCGGCGGCACTGATATACGGTAACTTTTTTCCATCGTTGCCATTGAATACCGCGCTGATGACGGGATTGCTGATCGGGGTTGCCAGTCCGGCAGGAGATCTTGTTGAGTCCATGTTCAAACGGGATGCCGGAGTCAAAGATTCATCCGGTCTGATACCGGGCCACGGGGGGGTGCTTGACCGGTTTGATACCATCATGTTTGTATCGCCATTTCTTTATTTTATAGCGTTTTACCTCTGA
- a CDS encoding glycosyltransferase family 9 protein, giving the protein MKSKKKDHRVFRQRFAKSLQFVGKRPENIPPFQETPESIVILARECYGDCILLTPLIGTLRREFPELAIHVIAFSQIIFNFFSADKNVTAVYHAKRNMPRYYKGILSKKFDLLFNPKDHPSFHFLIQSVLVRARSKVSHFSPSHEGLFDHLISMEPNTHESLKNLALLNFLGTKTLEQPCRPYLPVMPVSHETEAFLKSLEPGKYIGINISAGHIGGHRTLQQWSELVQAFPDERFIIFSTPQDLEEKRALEKPHTNVIESPSTRNIYEVGEIVRKLRLLITPDTSLVHIAACSDTPLIALYREYLADRTQFGPLSTIQKVIISQTPDIIDIDPAEVSSALREMLKKLS; this is encoded by the coding sequence ATGAAATCGAAAAAAAAGGATCATCGGGTATTTCGTCAGCGCTTTGCAAAGAGCCTCCAATTCGTCGGAAAGCGACCTGAGAACATCCCTCCTTTTCAGGAAACACCCGAAAGCATCGTTATTCTCGCCCGGGAGTGTTATGGCGACTGTATTTTATTGACACCCCTGATCGGCACCTTGCGAAGGGAGTTTCCTGAACTCGCAATCCATGTCATTGCCTTCAGCCAGATTATTTTCAATTTTTTCAGTGCAGATAAAAATGTCACGGCGGTTTATCATGCAAAAAGAAACATGCCGCGATACTATAAAGGGATTCTTTCAAAAAAATTTGATCTGCTTTTCAATCCAAAGGATCACCCTTCATTCCATTTTCTGATCCAGTCGGTACTTGTCCGCGCCCGAAGCAAGGTAAGCCACTTCAGCCCCAGTCATGAAGGTCTGTTCGACCACCTTATCAGTATGGAGCCAAACACCCATGAGTCACTGAAAAACCTTGCTCTGCTGAATTTCCTCGGAACAAAAACGTTAGAACAGCCATGCAGACCGTATCTGCCGGTGATGCCGGTATCGCATGAAACGGAAGCTTTCCTGAAGAGTCTTGAGCCCGGAAAATACATAGGGATTAATATCAGTGCGGGGCATATTGGCGGACACCGTACGTTGCAGCAATGGTCGGAACTCGTTCAGGCCTTCCCTGACGAACGGTTTATAATCTTTTCTACGCCTCAGGACCTTGAAGAGAAAAGAGCACTTGAAAAGCCGCATACCAATGTCATTGAATCTCCGTCAACCCGTAACATCTATGAGGTAGGTGAAATCGTCAGGAAGCTCAGGCTCCTCATCACTCCAGACACCTCCCTGGTCCATATTGCTGCCTGCTCCGATACGCCCCTGATAGCACTCTACAGGGAGTATCTCGCTGATCGAACACAGTTCGGGCCGTTGAGCACCATACAGAAGGTTATCATATCACAGACACCTGATATCATTGATATCGATCCTGCCGAAGTCTCTTCGGCACTCCGGGAGATGCTCAAAAAACTTTCATAA
- a CDS encoding CPBP family intramembrane glutamic endopeptidase, giving the protein MRIFSSPDSFTAQRPSFLVNTLILALLMVLYSLAGELLFWLINGDRLDALSLMHTVSTMLPLMRLIQVAGQIFVLAIPVILLAGWHTGSRNAFSRRSLAFLGVGMHPHSGAIFPAVAGIFLLQPALFTITALQDLYLWPALGAAGSAVVSQRDMMDSFIKALAVVRSTPELFSVVLVFSLTPAVCEELFFRGYIQQNYTRSMSSAKAVLLTGVVFAFFHLSPANLLPLAFLGWYIGYVYSASGSLMVPFAVHLANNLAALLMLYAAESGFSLNVSAQIPLLRSVWWWVVVAGSLSLFALVIRRFFPVMPSVAEEGEEKYRSDV; this is encoded by the coding sequence ATGCGGATATTTTCCTCTCCAGACTCATTTACGGCACAGCGCCCCTCTTTTCTGGTCAATACCCTTATTCTGGCTCTTCTGATGGTGCTCTACTCTCTTGCAGGAGAGCTTCTGTTCTGGCTGATCAATGGAGATCGCCTTGATGCGCTTTCCCTGATGCATACGGTGAGTACCATGCTTCCCCTTATGCGGCTGATTCAGGTTGCCGGTCAGATTTTTGTTCTTGCCATTCCGGTTATCCTGCTTGCCGGCTGGCATACCGGCAGCAGAAATGCGTTTTCCCGGCGAAGCCTTGCCTTTCTGGGGGTTGGGATGCATCCGCACTCCGGTGCCATTTTTCCTGCAGTTGCTGGTATTTTCCTTCTTCAACCGGCGTTGTTTACCATAACAGCTCTTCAGGATCTTTATCTGTGGCCGGCTCTTGGCGCTGCGGGTTCAGCTGTTGTCAGCCAGCGGGATATGATGGACTCTTTTATCAAGGCACTTGCGGTTGTGCGTTCGACGCCGGAGCTCTTTTCGGTTGTGTTGGTTTTTTCTCTTACTCCTGCGGTGTGTGAAGAGCTCTTTTTCAGGGGATATATCCAGCAGAATTATACCCGGTCGATGTCATCGGCCAAAGCTGTTTTACTCACCGGAGTGGTTTTTGCATTCTTTCATCTGAGTCCGGCGAATCTTCTTCCTCTTGCGTTTCTGGGGTGGTATATTGGGTATGTCTACAGCGCTTCAGGCAGTCTTATGGTGCCTTTTGCTGTGCATTTAGCAAACAATCTCGCCGCGCTCCTCATGCTTTATGCTGCGGAGAGCGGATTTTCTCTGAACGTATCCGCTCAGATACCGCTTCTCCGGAGTGTCTGGTGGTGGGTTGTTGTCGCCGGGAGCTTGTCTCTGTTTGCTCTGGTGATTCGCCGGTTTTTTCCGGTCATGCCTTCAGTGGCGGAAGAGGGGGAAGAAAAATACCGGTCAGATGTTTAA
- a CDS encoding glutaredoxin family protein has protein sequence MMTGNNCHRVTLYGKKECCLCDEAMELLERVRASVPFEIEKIDISGNPRLQEEFGLKIPVIYVDGVRVFNYRVNENKLRSLLTA, from the coding sequence ATGATGACCGGCAACAATTGCCACCGTGTAACGCTCTACGGTAAAAAAGAGTGCTGTCTGTGTGATGAGGCTATGGAGCTGCTTGAACGGGTACGTGCTTCAGTTCCATTCGAGATTGAGAAAATAGATATTTCCGGCAATCCCCGGCTGCAAGAGGAGTTCGGACTCAAGATACCGGTTATCTATGTTGACGGTGTCAGGGTATTCAACTACCGGGTAAACGAAAACAAACTGCGATCATTACTGACCGCCTGA
- the rimP gene encoding ribosome maturation factor RimP — MQERIRSSVLQIIDGSAGTRGEGAYLVDLKVKGPQRARKIEILVDDDSGVRIDQCAWLSRRLRELLEGDEELLALVGEDFEITVSSPGLGEPLMLHRQYVRHCGKIIEVTYTDEDAVQRELRGRLLRVSLSEESRPHIVIMPEKNRKKGSTPNREEVTLYLDQVNRAIPLAQL; from the coding sequence ATGCAAGAGCGCATCAGGAGCAGTGTTCTCCAAATTATTGACGGGTCTGCAGGCACCAGAGGTGAGGGGGCCTATCTTGTTGATCTCAAGGTGAAAGGCCCACAGAGAGCCAGGAAAATAGAGATACTTGTCGATGACGACAGCGGTGTTCGCATTGATCAGTGTGCATGGCTGAGCAGAAGACTCAGGGAGCTGCTTGAGGGTGATGAGGAGCTTCTTGCGCTGGTTGGAGAGGATTTTGAAATCACGGTCTCTTCTCCGGGGCTTGGCGAGCCACTCATGCTTCATCGTCAGTATGTCAGGCATTGCGGAAAAATTATTGAGGTAACCTACACGGATGAGGATGCGGTGCAGAGAGAGCTCAGAGGCCGTCTTCTGCGGGTATCACTATCGGAAGAGAGCCGGCCGCATATCGTGATTATGCCGGAAAAAAACAGGAAAAAAGGCAGTACGCCAAACAGAGAGGAAGTCACACTGTACCTTGATCAGGTAAACCGTGCAATTCCTCTGGCGCAGTTATAA